The Halarchaeum grantii genome contains a region encoding:
- the mfnA gene encoding tyrosine decarboxylase MfnA, whose product MDASPQEFDRVLSSMCTRPHPEARAAAERFLADNPGDPATYPAIADLEDRAVDTLAEVTGLDDPAGYVASGGTEANIQAVRAAREVAESDTPNVVAPESAHFSFNKAADLLGVELRLVPVDDDYRADVDAVGAAVDDDTALVVGVAGTTEFGRVDPIPELGLVADEADACFHVDAAWGGFHLPFTDHDWHFGHAPVDTLTIDPHKVGRAPIPAGGFLARDADTLDRLAVETPYLESTAQATLTGTRSGAGVAGAAAALDAQWSAEYEANHERASGNAAYLADELTDRGYDVVDPELPLVAFSLPEAEFEAARDAGWRLSRTGSGEARIVCMPHVTREMLRTFLETLDAARVGAGV is encoded by the coding sequence ATGGACGCGTCGCCCCAGGAGTTCGACCGCGTGCTCTCCTCGATGTGCACGCGCCCGCACCCGGAGGCGCGGGCGGCCGCCGAGCGGTTCCTCGCGGACAACCCGGGCGACCCCGCCACGTACCCGGCCATCGCCGACCTCGAGGACCGCGCCGTCGACACGCTCGCGGAGGTCACGGGCCTCGACGACCCCGCCGGCTACGTCGCGAGCGGCGGCACCGAGGCGAACATTCAGGCGGTGCGGGCCGCTCGCGAGGTCGCGGAGAGCGACACCCCGAATGTCGTCGCGCCCGAGAGCGCGCACTTCTCGTTCAACAAGGCCGCCGACCTGCTCGGCGTCGAGTTACGCCTCGTCCCCGTGGACGACGACTATCGCGCGGACGTCGACGCCGTCGGCGCCGCCGTGGACGACGACACCGCGCTCGTCGTCGGCGTCGCCGGCACCACCGAGTTCGGCCGCGTCGACCCCATCCCCGAACTCGGCCTCGTAGCCGACGAGGCGGACGCGTGCTTCCACGTCGACGCCGCGTGGGGCGGCTTCCACCTCCCGTTCACCGACCACGACTGGCACTTCGGGCACGCGCCCGTCGACACGCTCACCATCGACCCGCACAAGGTCGGGCGCGCGCCGATCCCGGCCGGGGGGTTCCTCGCGCGCGACGCGGACACTCTCGACCGGCTCGCCGTCGAGACGCCGTACCTCGAGTCGACGGCGCAGGCGACGCTCACGGGGACGCGGAGCGGCGCGGGCGTCGCGGGCGCGGCCGCCGCGCTCGACGCGCAGTGGTCCGCCGAGTACGAGGCGAACCACGAGCGCGCGAGCGGGAACGCCGCCTACCTCGCGGACGAACTCACCGACCGGGGGTACGACGTCGTCGACCCCGAACTCCCGCTCGTCGCGTTCTCGCTCCCCGAAGCGGAGTTCGAGGCCGCGCGCGACGCGGGCTGGCGGCTCTCCCGGACGGGGAGCGGCGAGGCCCGCATCGTCTGCATGCCCCACGTCACGCGCGAGATGCTCCGCACCTTCCTCGAGACGCTCGACGCCGCGCGCGTCGGCGCCGGCGTCTGA